The Diabrotica virgifera virgifera chromosome 4, PGI_DIABVI_V3a genome segment TATAATTGAATGGTACGAACAACTACTTATTAATGTTCTGTTATTTAATAAAACGATCCAAGTAAACagtagttttatataaaaagatcCAAATCCTAAAAGTAGCATTTAAACAGAATCACATACATTATttagattttatcaaaaaagaaccaAGCGCCATTTCATACTACAACAAAgagaaaaactattttattatatttttttatataagacaAATATCTAAACTCAATCTTTCTcctaaaaaaattgagaaaattaaaaaataatgaaatgtcGATTTTTAAAGCTGTTAAGTTTTTAATCTTATTTTACTCAAAACTGCAAAATGGCTGTTGGTACCTTTTAGATAAGCGCTATCcatttataaccaagaatttggtacttaatttggagtgtttttttgagaaattcgacttgcagaaatgttttttgtgaacaacaaaaggtaatccggcatatagaaacattttatgaaccttaaatcaaaagatttgtattgtatcgacctagtatttggaggtgtgcaataagctacgaaaaatgaaaacctcgtaaataataataaacacaacctcacttgagatgaaaaacacgtatatcaagatatacgaggctatcatagttacttgggcaaaggctctatatactgcaaggatatttacgtgtttttcatagttaatatttgtatttccaatttaatagcaacatttaacacttttagcttggaccaatatcagatatttgtctcaatgtgctcgaattaaaaatacgtaatgtaatttttgtttttaggttaccgtaaaatggggttactTTGACCGCTGGGGTCAATTTGACTGAAAACagaaaaatatctattgtgaTATACTTCAGCCACCGTGTTTAATTCCCGAGATCCCGAGAAGCACGGATAATTGGGGTTCTACTGTacagaaaacaatatttttaaccgaaattcttgttatccgaaaggGCCTCCCCTCCAATGATTTCGGTCAATGGAGGCTTTACTGTATGTACTGTCACTGTAATAATTGTTAGGAAATAGCTATTATCTTGGTAAACATATCGCTCATTTACCAGAACAACGTGATATCACAAAaagtacaattttacaggagagcatTTTTTAAGTTTCAAAAAATCATAAACTGGTAATGACTACATTAATTTGCTTGAAATTGTAATTGGTGTATATTTTAACTATTACCTTTGAATAAAACCAGTTATTTTATCTAGattttattattatacttatagAATTAAGACATACAAAAAAAAGAAACACATATATCACATTCTTTCTGAAAATATAGAAAGAAAGTAATGCAATAAATTAACTTGTAACATTGTAGATGATAAAATTTTCTGGTTTTTGGTAACTCAAATAAATAAAACTGCTGGTTTTTATTCAAATCTTTATTGGAagttataaaatatcttaaaataaattgtgAATAATGATCATTCATGAATATGCTTTGAACACCCGAAGTAAAAAAAATGCTGTAAATGAAcattaagtaaaaatattactaCATAATGTATTAGTATTAGTAATGAAACAAATACCTAATCACTTTACAAAACAGTTTTGAGTGATAAGTTTAAGGTTAACGCAATATAAAATAGACTACTTATCCTAAAAAAGTATAGTCAGTAGTCAGCATTACTCAATTGGACTAAAAATGTAAATGATACCGTAAAATAAagctttgtaaaaagttctgtgATATCTTGGGATGAGATTCTTCTTAATCAAATCCATTAGATCTGCTTTTTTCCTGTTAGCTAAACCAGGTTTCTGTGAATATGCGTTAGTCAATTCtatattaatgtttttctttttttatcaCTATTGCCTTTCGAAACTCTTCATCAGCAtatgaatatttaaaagatatgcctGAAGGATCATCCTTTTCGAAATTAATAACCTTAATTTCTGACAGTTTGACAGGGTTGTTATCCATATCTTTTGTTAAAGTTAAATTGATTTGATTACATACGTTTTTCCAATCATAAAAATCTTCGTAACACATTTCGTTGACATGAAACAGAGTACTTTTTTTCCTCGCTGCCTTTATGGCACCTATAAAAGCATCAGGGGTATACATTGGTCCTGATCTTAGCTGTCTCTTTATCTCCTTTTCAATTTGAGAATGTGCCGAGTGTCTGCATACTCTGGTTTTCACCCCAGACACAGTTAAAAAATATGCATTATTATTTTCACGCTTTGGAGCAACACATCCCTGAGCATCAACTTTGACATAACGATGTTTTGGGACAACTGTTTCGACGTTGTTAGCTAAGAATGTCCATTGTTTTTCAATGACCCCAGAGCCCAGTATTGTGCTAAAAGTTGTTGCTGCTGACTCTCTGTGATATTTACTTGACATTTGAATGTACAGGTTGATGGTGGATCTTTGCATGGTGGCTTTGAAGAGCGTCCGGGAACAATTTTACCGGATTTGGGGGATTGGTATGCTTTTCCActatttcttaattttttcacatttttcttCCATTCACTCTCCTGTCTTATTCTCTTCTTTCCCTTTTTCATTGGTGTTTCATCAGTTACTGGCGGCTCAAGCTGTGCAGTAGTTACATTTTCCTCTGCATTAGTTGGATGTACATTTAAGATGTCCTGTAACGTTTTATCCTGGTTAGTATCTTGGTATGAGGTGTCAATAGAATTCTCACTTACcaaaaacattatcaaaatcaAAATTCTTAGAATTATCAACCTCATTACCGGAAGATCCAGCAACCTCACTATTATTTTCTAATGCTAAGTTGAGTATTTTGCGACCCCATCTGTAAAAATAACACTCTTTATGAATTTGTATTAGTATGTTTAATGTGATAAAATGACATAGTAAACTgtgaaataatatattttttctgaaaaaagtgcacaacaacaaatattcaaaacaaaaaaatcaagTTTATCATCAATACTGGTTCTTCTTTTGATATTAcctttgaaaaattatattttcacaACAACAACGTGATATCAATGACAAGACTATTTCACATGTAACTGTATTTTTTCTGGAAGAACTAGTTAAATACCTTTGTtacattttagaaataaaattaaacatttgatTGTAGCTTACCTTTGCAATGATAGTGTGGTATAGTTGTGATGTCACGTTGTTTGTGAAAACAGATAGCACTTCACCCTACGTCATACAGATGACAACTAATATGTCACGCTATCGAAAATAACGAGGTGTCAGAAAGAGACAACGTTACAAGATGATTTGTCACATCATTTCTGTCTCTTTCCCTACAAAGTACATTTTACTTCTATGTTAAAGATACCACGTTATTACAGTATATAGAATGAAATACGGCGAATTTATTTAACCGATAATAAAAAAATCAGATGTTTCGAGATATCACGTTGTTCTGGTAAATGAGcgatattttataaaattattttattgaagtgttcgaccttttttcactattgaggagattgatgCATTCAACATTAACACAAGAAGTGCAGCGGTTAAAATTTTGACCCATTTCAAAATTCATCTCTGTGCAGTAAATATTCTAGTAACTTCAGTAACTTTTGCTAGCAAGTAATACTTAGATTCAGCCTtagatttttgacattttgtgAATTTTCGGATACACTACTCACTACATTACATTATTGTATGGTCTCCACAATACCAAGCTCATTCTACTACATTGGAGagattgcagaataaatttttgagatattgtgcATACAAATTAAACGTACGCATTACTAATCATGattatacctatattttaaaaacactcaacatgaatttattaaaaagtcGACGAGATAAGTCTGATTTGGTATATgtgtttaaattaataaatggtttaatttgttgttctgaacttctccaatctattaatttatatgtTCCCTCCAGAAGTCTCAGACATGTTGATTTGTTTTATATACCTTTTCATCGAACAAACTATGGTATGCATTCGCCCATTGAGCgaacactaaaaattataaacgagAATAACTTGGAAATGTTTGGTGTCTCCTTGGCTACTTTTAAGAATCGGATTAAAAGAGCTTGACAGGTACTTTGTTGTTTATTTTAACTGATTTGTGTAATAGATGTAATATGTGTACTTGATAACTATTAATATCTCATTTTTGTTTAATGTGTAATTaagatttattttactctagtttagTAGATATTACAGAGATTGATTTTATACTGTTTGTTTTGTAATGGGGGTAAtcccgtatataaataaatataaataaaataaacattactatATGTCTACTTTGTaactaattttttgttttttacgaATTTACTGTAAAGCGTGGATGGATCACACTTGACCAGTGGTGGATCCAAGGGGGGTGTCATGGAGGTTATGACCCCCTCCCCAGACAAAAATAAgtatcaattcaataatcctaaaaCAAGAAAACCCGAGAGACACAGGTCCCCAGGTGTTCcctattttttttagtttattttagttaGCATTTTCATATTTTGTTAAGTTAATATGATATTAGCTATATTAAGGTATATCACAATTCTAGAGTGCTATgtattaagagtataagtcaaaaacgaaaattttttattaggacttttcaaagtctcttttaccactgatgaaataactattaaggtagacttccgcaccaagcgaccgagacaggagaccgcgacaggcgaggtctccccacgactgctctcaatgcaattatatcagggtagttctgcagcccgcgacagagaccagcgaccaactatcgtctAATCGCGACCTATccgtcgcctgtcgcggtctcctgtctcggtcacttggtgcggaagtctacctttacAACTAAATATGAAAATGGTGATGAAATTTGATTAATAAActagtaattaactattttactttctactttggtaataccttattaattatataatttaaaacataCAAGAATTccgaaaaatcttttttatgacttatactcttagtacatagcacgttagaattaatgttgttctgaagctattttcttgtggcatttttacaattttaactatttagaatgggaaataagcaacaatattattaaaaaatgatttttattaacgtttcgacgcccaaatcgggtgccgttgtcaaaatacaaaatactattgaatagtattttgtattttgacaacggcacccaatttgggcgtcgaaacgttaataaaaatcattttttaataatattgtggcttatttcccattctaaatagttaaaaacgTTAGAATTATTCTTTCAAAACAtgttaaattaattttttaccaTTTTAAACATTTTCCTTGATTTATATGAAATTAAAATCAATTACAAGATTCTTTtttgatagatagatagatatctttatttcaaaTGGGTAACCTAATATAACAAAATTATAACAACACTAtagttaataattttatattgtgtcctatatattataataaaaacgtggtattataaaaagtacttttttatagaagtgttattatttttaaaactttaattcTGTAATTTAAGAGTCATTTGGCCCCATTATGTAGCTAGTTCCATCTACTGATGCATATTGACGGCGGAAAGGCATGACTTCGTAACTGAAAAAtgtataaaatgagttacttcagttttcgctttagaataagtgtaccAGCACCTACTAAACAGCGGTTACAGCTGGGAAAGCCTTCGAGAAATTTTTCCCAGCAGTAACCGCTGTTTAATAGGTGTCAATACAATTATTCTAAAGCAAAAACCGAAGTAACTCATTCTATACAAATTTTTTAGTTGTGGTCTTGCCTTTCTGCCGTCAATATACTATCTTCACCAACGATAGTCCTTCAGGACTGAAAACGTTTTGAATTTATAAATCcatttagatataaaaaaaaaacttcgaCCTCgatactaaaattttttatttcattagtagttccaaaatgacacaaaatctaggcatcggataaaaaagtttatttgaagaaagtgtatttttttgttctttttaatggcggtacaggatcgtttttttaatattgtatttaattacagagtaatttccacatattaatatatttttcaaattgggctctgtaccgccattctttattatattacgaatacgtgtgccaaatatctcgaaaaaatattcaaaattacagccgcaatcttggaacgcgttttggctacctgttgatcgctactgtatcaccttaataataCACAAGATAAAGAATATCCATATAAATCCAAGTTATCCAAATAAATGATATAAGAATGATAATTATGATATAAAAATTCATGTTTCTTAGAGCTTGTACCTTTATACTATACTAGTAATCACTTTCAAATGTATATATTGATACATACCTCTAGGAAGTCTACCTCTGCTGCCTCCCCTAGGACTTCTGCTTTGGAATTTTCTATCAACACTACTACTGGCAGGCCTTCTTAGTGGAGCAGGTATTTCTGATGTTGCTAACTGGATATTCATAGCTCTTCCATCAAGTGGGACTCCGTTGTACTGCTTCATGGCTTTGATTGCATCACTCCTTCTTTCAAAAATAACATCTGCTGTTCCAAGGGACCTTCCAGATCGATCATAATGTACAGCAGCACCCTTCAGGACACCAAATTCAGCAAACAATTCCTGTATATCTGAGTCGGATACTCCAAAATCTAGGTTAGAAACCAAAAGTTTAGTTGGTCCCATAGTGGCTTGTACTGTAGCTCTAGCAGCTGCAACTTTTCTTGGGCCATACCCTTCAAATAGATCATGCTTCCATGCACTGTTTACGTCTCCCTAAAGAAACAATTGGTCAGCATCTATAGCTTCTGGTGTATTTTAAGAAGACTCCACGACATTCCAGCCCGAGcctcaaaatatataaaaaatattaaaattaagtACTAAATGTAGTTACCCGCGTGTAATTGCGAGATATGCCGCCTCGCCCACGACTTCTTTGCACATTTCCACCGGGACGACCTGAACTTCTGAAATTTCCTCCACGGCGTTGGCCACCGCCACCGCTGCTCCTATTACCGCCTCCTCCACGACCTCTTCCGCCCCCTCTGCCTCCTCGGACTCGTTGTGTTCGGTTTGATTTGATTATGTCGTCCAAACTCATTTCAATTTTATCAACCATTTTTGGATATTATGGCTTACTGATGAAATAAAAATACTACGATGGCCGATGGCGTCACTTTCACCTCGCTGTCAACAATGAAAATTAAATGGCGCCGAGCGAGCACGAACGTCTTTCTGTCAAATAAGTGGAAGTGGTAAAACTTATACAGACGagccaactgtttaaaatcaaatACTAACTTCCCTACAGTGTAGGCAACCAAAGTGAAATGTTTTTTCttcgaaatttttaattttcattatttttaacgctgtgtctaggtacacgctaacgtgtacgcaaataaaaaagttaggtacacgcgaattaaacttcattaagccagtgacgtcattatttagcgtacacagtgactttatattttggtacacgctattttgatttgatatgtttattgtttgtttgatagaaaaatatttgataTTATAAGGAgaggggaagggaagcagaactattcaaaTGTTTCAAACTTAATAATGTAATAAATTAATGTGTATGTATTATATTCACGTTAGCGAAATAAATTTTAATTGACATGaaatgtacaaaatattgttaaagatTTGTTTACTACGTAAGTcaattataccagtttataaactataaaaaaaatgctgttgtgtttatttctatttatacagGGAATTGAACTTGTTACCATTTTCATAGAAAATATGTTAATATTTGTAAATACCCTATCctatataacataataaacctttatatttttgtgatggggaagttaagaagatttcgaaaataaaataaaatatagggtgttccattaaaaaaaaaacatacgtttggtctgccactatgttatcgaacgccctgtaacattttaactaattttgtaatatgaagctcaaagtttcctacaattttttttattaacttttattgctatctattactatagccggtctactgagctttatcacactaatcaatcgccctgtATCCGTTAATCatgaatttttgtctcttatctttttcatactgttttaaaatcatgttaaactcattaaaagaactaaataattgccCACATtccatagttaattaaaaaaacactaaacaaataaaaaaatgaaactcTTTACGAATCAATATTAAAATGTGAACacaacgcgattagacaaattccaACACTCGAACACTCGCGGTATATacttaccacagcatacacgtGGCTCAAGTTAGCGTGTATCCAAAAAACCAGTAACagtgcacgctaaatagtgacgtcactgaattgatgacgtttcgcgtgtacctaacttttttatttgcgtacacgttagcgtgtacctagacatagcgtatttttaattaaaaaaaccagtttattcataatccgcaaacgaggagGAATTATGTGGTATGGTTATTTAGTGATTTTACAGCTTTTTATACCCAGAAAATGGAAATATATATTTAGCGCTACGAGGAAATCTCAACATTTTATTtccttataactcgaaaacggaaaatccgcaGATAAAATTTCGAATGGACGGATTATCCTCAAATCAGGAGGAATTATAAAATATTgattttgaaaaattcattttgcTTACTTTTGTGTATGCTGCCTTTAGCAAAGCAACCATCTatgcatgatactataaataactttatttatagtatcatgcaaggtccctataccataggttgtatggtaactttgacattgacaaatgaaatattgtcatcgtgacgtcacccagacgatcaattttacgaattgtttgtaaacataataggatacgtggtctggaggctatattttgttattaaatatcgttagtgttttaatttgtgtttatatcttgagatataatgtatctatagatatcattaaggtgatacagtagcgatcaacaggtagccaaaacgcgttccaagattgcggctgcaatttcgaatattttttcgagatatttggcacacgtatttgtaatataataaagaatggcggtacagagcccaatttgaaaaatatattaatatgtggaaattactctgtaattaaatacaatattaaaaaaacgagcctgtaccgccattaagaagaacaaaaaaatacactttcttcaaataaacttttttatcagatgcctagattttgtgtcattttggaactactaatgaaataaaacattttagtagttccaaaatgacacaaaatctaggcatcggataaaaaagtttatttgaaaaaagtgtatttttttgttcttcttaatggcggtacaggctcgtttttttaatattgtatgtatttaattacagagtaatttccacatatgaatatatttttcaaattgggctctgtaccgccattttttattatattacgaatacgtgtgccaaatatctcgaaaaaatattcaaaatacagccgcaatcttggaacgcgttttcgctacctgtt includes the following:
- the LOC126882900 gene encoding THO complex subunit 4-A, translating into MVDKIEMSLDDIIKSNRTQRVRGGRGGGRGRGGGGNRSSGGGGQRRGGNFRSSGRPGGNVQRSRGRGGISRNYTRGDVNSAWKHDLFEGYGPRKVAAARATVQATMGPTKLLVSNLDFGVSDSDIQELFAEFGVLKGAAVHYDRSGRSLGTADVIFERRSDAIKAMKQYNGVPLDGRAMNIQLATSEIPAPLRRPASSSVDRKFQSRSPRGGSRGRLPRGGGRGRNPRNQQAKQPTAEELDAELDAYTKEAK